A genomic segment from Desulfurispirillum indicum S5 encodes:
- the uvrB gene encoding excinuclease ABC subunit UvrB has protein sequence MQFRVVSPYSPAGSQPQAIEKITRHITEGTKHQVLLGVTGSGKTYTMAKIVEAVQKPTLVIAHNKTLAAQLYQEFKEFFPDNAVEYFVSYYDYYQPEAYIPTTDTFIEKDSSINDKIDRLRHSATRSILERRDVLIVASVSCIYGLGSAEFYLDMVIPVDVDSEVDMEELAGELVRVQYTRNDTDFRRGTFRRRGDIIEIFPSYEIDSAIRIEFFGDTVEAIWEIDPLTGEKRRSIEKLRIYPNSHYVADKSIIERAIGSIKADLKKRLDYFRSENKLLEAQRIEQRTNFDIEMLEEFGFCQGIENYSRYVDGRSEGEPPHTLLSYMPDDALIFIDESHVTIPQVRGMYNGDRSRKMTLVDYGFRLPAALDNRPLNFEEFNSILPQAVYVSATPAEYEKELSGHTITELIIRPTGLLDPEIEVRPSTGQVDNLVFELKKVIAEGGKALVTTLTIRLSENLSDYLIQLGIKVKYLHSKIDTIERSEIIRDLRLGVYDVVVGINLLREGLDIPEVQLVAILDADKEGFLRSERSLMQTAGRAARNLKGRVIMYGDKVTQSMQSVIDTTAKRRAIQQAYNEEHGITPQGISKAIGKDLIPELAEERQERLQGKVDIGQLADYQIREKIVELQAKMQRHAEELDFESAASVRDEIFRLQKHLGE, from the coding sequence ATGCAATTCCGCGTCGTCTCCCCCTACTCCCCCGCCGGCTCACAGCCCCAGGCCATCGAAAAAATCACCCGCCACATCACGGAGGGCACAAAGCACCAGGTGCTGCTGGGGGTAACGGGCTCGGGCAAAACCTACACCATGGCCAAGATCGTGGAAGCCGTGCAGAAACCCACCCTGGTCATCGCCCACAACAAGACCCTGGCGGCCCAGCTCTATCAGGAGTTCAAGGAGTTTTTCCCCGACAACGCCGTGGAGTACTTTGTCAGCTACTACGACTACTACCAGCCCGAAGCCTATATTCCCACCACCGATACCTTCATCGAGAAGGACTCCAGCATCAACGACAAGATCGACCGCCTGCGCCACAGCGCCACCCGCTCCATCCTGGAGCGCCGTGACGTACTTATCGTTGCCTCCGTCAGCTGCATCTACGGCCTGGGCTCCGCCGAATTCTACCTGGACATGGTCATCCCCGTGGATGTGGACAGCGAAGTGGACATGGAGGAGCTGGCCGGAGAGCTGGTGCGCGTGCAGTACACCCGCAACGACACTGACTTTCGCCGTGGAACCTTTCGCCGCCGGGGTGACATCATCGAAATCTTCCCCTCCTACGAAATCGACTCCGCCATCCGCATTGAATTCTTCGGCGACACCGTGGAAGCCATCTGGGAAATCGACCCCCTGACCGGTGAAAAGCGCCGCAGCATTGAAAAGCTGCGCATCTACCCCAACAGCCACTACGTGGCCGACAAAAGCATCATCGAGCGGGCCATCGGCAGCATCAAGGCCGACCTGAAAAAACGCCTGGACTATTTCCGCAGCGAAAACAAACTGCTGGAAGCCCAGCGCATTGAACAGCGCACCAACTTCGACATTGAAATGCTGGAGGAGTTCGGCTTCTGCCAGGGCATCGAAAACTACTCCCGCTATGTGGATGGCCGCAGCGAAGGCGAGCCGCCCCACACCCTGCTCAGCTACATGCCCGACGACGCCCTCATTTTCATTGACGAATCCCACGTCACCATCCCCCAGGTGCGCGGCATGTACAACGGTGATCGCAGCCGCAAAATGACCCTGGTGGACTACGGCTTCCGCCTGCCCGCCGCCCTGGACAACCGCCCCCTGAACTTTGAAGAGTTCAACAGCATCCTGCCCCAGGCCGTCTACGTCTCCGCCACCCCCGCCGAATACGAAAAGGAACTCTCCGGCCACACCATCACCGAACTCATCATCCGCCCCACTGGCCTGCTGGACCCGGAAATCGAAGTGCGCCCCTCCACCGGCCAGGTGGACAACCTCGTCTTTGAACTGAAAAAAGTCATCGCCGAAGGCGGCAAAGCCCTCGTCACCACCCTCACCATCCGCCTCAGCGAAAACCTCAGCGACTACCTCATCCAGCTGGGCATCAAAGTCAAATACCTGCACTCCAAAATCGACACCATCGAACGCAGCGAAATCATCCGCGACCTGCGCCTGGGCGTCTATGACGTCGTCGTCGGCATCAACTTGCTGCGCGAAGGCCTGGACATCCCCGAAGTGCAACTCGTCGCCATCCTGGACGCCGACAAGGAAGGCTTCCTGCGCAGCGAACGCAGCCTGATGCAGACCGCTGGCCGCGCCGCCCGCAACCTCAAAGGCCGCGTCATCATGTACGGCGATAAAGTCACCCAGAGCATGCAAAGCGTCATCGACACCACCGCCAAGCGCCGCGCCATCCAGCAAGCCTACAACGAAGAACACGGCATCACCCCCCAGGGCATCAGCAAAGCCATCGGCAAAGACCTGATCCCCGAACTGGCCGAAGAACGCCAGGAACGCCTGCAAGGCAAAGTGGACATCGGCCAGCTCGCCGACTACCAGATCCGGGAAAAAATCGTGGAACTGCAAGCCAAAATGCAGCGCCACGCCGAAGAACTGGACTTTGAATCCGCCGCCAGCGTGCGGGACGAAATATTCCGGCTGCAGAAGCACCTGGGGGAATGA
- a CDS encoding SMODS domain-containing nucleotidyltransferase — MTVNSYLVNLASDLVLSSTEKSNITTSINTLSSRLEAYFGGGINEKFQFGSSCRGTILPRKADKKSDIDYMVIFDTSDGQKKPQTYLDRLRRFAENKYSRSEISQSSPTIVLSLNHIRFELVPAVYSYGYLIPSPRSSWEEWMSTDPTSANRQISDKNTAENNKIKPLVRLVKYWNATQGYPFASYDLEKYIVNQSYWFCTSLKDYFYDFWQNFSCTYDTPQYIKDKVERAKNYATKAKQYEADDMPVSAEIEIKKIVPIL, encoded by the coding sequence ATGACTGTGAACTCGTACCTCGTCAATTTAGCGAGTGATTTGGTGCTGTCTAGTACAGAAAAATCAAATATTACAACATCTATCAATACGCTATCATCGCGGCTTGAGGCATATTTTGGCGGCGGTATAAATGAAAAGTTTCAATTCGGATCAAGTTGTCGAGGTACGATTCTGCCGAGAAAGGCTGATAAAAAATCGGATATAGATTACATGGTTATTTTTGATACCTCTGATGGTCAAAAAAAGCCACAAACGTACCTAGATAGACTCAGGCGGTTTGCTGAGAATAAGTACTCACGATCAGAAATATCTCAATCTAGCCCCACAATAGTATTATCACTAAATCATATAAGGTTTGAGCTTGTACCTGCTGTGTATAGCTATGGATATCTAATTCCATCGCCAAGGTCCTCATGGGAAGAATGGATGTCAACAGACCCCACTTCTGCGAACCGGCAGATATCGGATAAAAACACCGCTGAGAACAATAAAATTAAACCTTTGGTTAGGTTGGTAAAATATTGGAACGCTACGCAAGGGTACCCGTTCGCTTCTTATGATTTAGAAAAATACATCGTCAACCAGAGTTACTGGTTCTGCACATCTTTAAAAGACTATTTTTACGATTTTTGGCAAAATTTTAGCTGCACCTACGATACTCCGCAATATATCAAGGATAAAGTAGAGCGTGCAAAAAATTATGCGACGAAAGCAAAGCAATATGAAGCCGATGACATGCCAGTATCGGCTGAAATCGAAATCAAAAAGATCGTTCCAATACTATGA
- the katG gene encoding catalase/peroxidase HPI produces the protein MSEHSKCPVTGKTASSPHGKGTSNRDWWPNQLNLSILHQHAPASNPMDPDFNYAEEFKKLDLKALKEDLYALMTDSQEWWPADYGHYGGLFIRMAWHSAGTYRMGDGRGGGNTGNQRFAPLNSWPDNANLDKARRLLWPIKQKYGNKISWADLMILAGNCALESMGFKTFGFGGGRADIWQPEEDIYWGSEAEWLGDKRYSGDRQLENPLAAVQMGLIYVNPEGPNGEPNVLASGQDVRETFARMGMNDEETVALVAGGHTFGKCHGAGDAAQVGPEPEAAPVEELGLGWISSHGSGKGDDTITSGIEGAWTPNPTKWDMGYFDMLFGYDWNLEKSPAGAYQWVPVNPAESNLAPAAHDPSKKVKTIMTTADLSLRMDPIYEPISRRFHKDPAAFADAFARAWFKLTHRDMGPKSRYLGPEVPAEDLIWQDPVPAVDHPLIDDQDIASLKQKVLAAGLSTAELVCTAWASASTFRGSDMRGGANGARIRLAPQKNWEVNQPQQLSKVLSALESVQQEFNRAQTGGKKVSLADIIVLAGCAAVEKAAQDAGVTVTVPFTPGRTDASQEQTDPNSFAVLEPKADGFRNYQKKAYAVRPEEMLVDKAQLLTLSAPEMTVLVGGLRVLGANVGQTSHGVFTKRPGTLTNDFFVNLVDMGTAWKPASEAADVFEGRDRKTGEVKWTATRVDLVFGSNSQLRALAEVYAQSDAKEKFVRDFVAAWNKVMNLDRFDLK, from the coding sequence ATGAGCGAGCACAGTAAATGCCCCGTAACCGGAAAAACCGCCAGCAGCCCCCACGGCAAGGGAACCTCAAACCGTGACTGGTGGCCCAATCAACTCAACCTCAGTATCCTGCACCAGCATGCCCCCGCCTCAAACCCCATGGACCCCGACTTCAACTACGCCGAAGAGTTCAAAAAGCTGGACCTGAAAGCGCTGAAAGAAGACCTGTACGCCCTGATGACAGACTCCCAGGAGTGGTGGCCCGCTGACTATGGCCACTACGGCGGGTTGTTCATTCGCATGGCCTGGCACAGCGCCGGAACCTACCGCATGGGAGATGGACGCGGTGGCGGTAACACGGGGAATCAGCGTTTCGCACCCCTCAACAGCTGGCCCGACAACGCCAACCTGGACAAAGCGCGCCGTCTGCTGTGGCCCATCAAGCAAAAATACGGCAATAAAATATCCTGGGCCGACCTGATGATCCTGGCCGGCAACTGCGCCCTGGAATCCATGGGATTCAAAACCTTTGGCTTTGGCGGTGGGCGCGCGGACATCTGGCAGCCCGAAGAGGACATCTACTGGGGCTCCGAAGCGGAATGGCTTGGTGACAAGCGCTACAGCGGCGACAGACAACTGGAAAATCCCCTGGCCGCCGTGCAGATGGGGCTGATCTACGTGAATCCCGAAGGCCCCAATGGTGAGCCAAACGTGCTGGCATCGGGTCAGGACGTGCGCGAAACCTTCGCCCGCATGGGCATGAATGACGAGGAAACCGTCGCCCTGGTGGCCGGTGGACACACCTTCGGCAAGTGCCACGGCGCAGGCGATGCCGCCCAGGTTGGCCCCGAACCCGAAGCCGCCCCCGTCGAAGAGCTGGGGCTCGGCTGGATCAGCAGCCACGGCAGCGGCAAAGGGGACGACACCATCACCAGCGGCATTGAAGGCGCCTGGACCCCCAACCCCACCAAGTGGGATATGGGCTATTTCGACATGCTCTTCGGCTACGACTGGAACCTGGAAAAAAGTCCGGCCGGTGCCTACCAGTGGGTTCCCGTCAATCCGGCGGAAAGTAACCTGGCCCCGGCAGCCCACGACCCCTCCAAAAAGGTCAAGACCATCATGACCACCGCCGACTTGTCATTGCGCATGGACCCCATCTACGAACCCATCTCGCGCCGTTTCCACAAGGACCCCGCAGCCTTTGCCGACGCCTTCGCCCGCGCCTGGTTCAAGCTGACCCACCGGGATATGGGCCCCAAATCCCGCTACCTGGGACCGGAAGTACCCGCCGAAGACCTGATCTGGCAAGACCCCGTCCCCGCCGTCGATCACCCCCTGATTGACGATCAGGACATCGCCAGCCTCAAACAGAAAGTGCTGGCCGCAGGGCTTTCCACCGCCGAACTGGTCTGCACCGCCTGGGCATCGGCCTCCACCTTCCGTGGTTCCGATATGCGCGGCGGTGCCAACGGCGCCCGCATTCGCCTGGCACCCCAGAAAAACTGGGAAGTCAACCAGCCCCAGCAGCTCTCCAAAGTCCTCAGCGCCCTGGAAAGCGTGCAGCAGGAATTCAACCGCGCCCAGACAGGCGGTAAGAAAGTCTCCCTGGCCGACATCATTGTCCTCGCAGGCTGCGCCGCCGTGGAAAAAGCCGCCCAGGACGCCGGCGTCACCGTCACCGTCCCCTTTACCCCCGGACGCACCGACGCCAGCCAGGAGCAGACCGACCCCAACTCCTTTGCCGTACTGGAGCCAAAAGCAGACGGCTTCCGCAACTACCAGAAAAAGGCGTACGCCGTGCGGCCCGAGGAAATGCTGGTGGACAAAGCCCAGCTGCTGACCCTCAGCGCCCCCGAAATGACCGTGCTGGTCGGCGGCCTGCGCGTACTGGGCGCCAACGTCGGCCAGACCAGCCACGGCGTCTTCACCAAACGCCCCGGCACACTCACCAACGACTTCTTCGTCAACCTGGTGGATATGGGCACCGCCTGGAAGCCCGCCTCGGAAGCCGCAGACGTCTTTGAAGGCCGCGACCGCAAAACCGGAGAAGTGAAGTGGACCGCCACCCGGGTTGACCTGGTGTTCGGCTCCAACTCCCAGCTGCGGGCACTGGCTGAAGTCTACGCCCAGAGCGACGCCAAAGAAAAATTCGTGCGCGACTTCGTCGCCGCCTGGAACAAGGTCATGAACCTGGACCGCTTTGACCTGAAGTAA
- a CDS encoding Fur family transcriptional regulator, whose protein sequence is MKASLKHQLEVFHEECRKRGLRLTPQRLEIFRELAQSMDHPSAEQLHQRLIKKMPTLSLDTIYRTLATFVQYELVNRVETAESQARFEIAHGRHHHLICHKCREIMDFEWNDIDQLTLPEQLQSWGRVEKKSVVVYGTCEKCLGTAE, encoded by the coding sequence GTGAAAGCATCATTAAAACACCAACTGGAAGTATTTCACGAGGAGTGTCGCAAAAGGGGGCTGCGTCTGACGCCCCAGCGCCTTGAGATATTCAGGGAACTGGCCCAGTCAATGGATCACCCCAGCGCTGAACAGCTCCACCAGCGCCTGATTAAAAAGATGCCGACCCTCTCCCTGGATACCATCTACCGGACGCTGGCCACCTTTGTTCAGTACGAGCTGGTGAACAGGGTTGAGACAGCGGAATCCCAGGCCCGCTTTGAAATAGCCCATGGCCGCCATCACCACCTGATCTGCCATAAGTGCCGCGAAATTATGGATTTTGAATGGAACGACATTGATCAACTGACGCTGCCCGAACAGTTGCAAAGCTGGGGCCGGGTTGAAAAGAAGAGTGTCGTGGTCTATGGCACCTGTGAAAAGTGCCTGGGAACTGCCGAATAG
- a CDS encoding dipeptidase has protein sequence MFEEACRYLTQHRSVHIEELTHWLTIPSVSSDPQCADEMVRCAEYTARLLTEAGMEQVEILPTRGHPLVTGQWLHAPGAPTVLIYGHYDVQPADPLELWETGPFEPHIKDDTIVARGATDDKGQVFMHIKAIQAMLKTSGSLPVNVKFLIEGEEEIASENLPTFLKEHGKRFEADIMVVSDTAMWDRDTPSITFGLRGLAYMEVECTGPDRDLHSGGFGGAVANPAEILARIIASIKNENGHIRIPGYYDQVREITDRERELLARIPYDEEKYKAGVGVKALWGEHDRTVLERVWSRPTVEVNGIWGGYTGPGAKTVLPAKAFAKISMRLVPDQDPVAITDMVADYFASQAPSSVTIKVNKLAGGKPFHTSVENPFMEVAADALKETFGREPLFIRNGGSIPIVAELRDLLGLDTLLIGFALPGSRAHSPNENFHLPTAWKGTEAIIRMYAKFAAIP, from the coding sequence ATGTTTGAAGAGGCCTGCAGATACCTGACGCAGCATCGCAGTGTTCATATAGAAGAACTTACCCACTGGCTGACCATCCCCTCGGTGTCCAGTGATCCCCAGTGCGCGGACGAGATGGTGCGCTGTGCCGAGTATACCGCCAGGCTGCTGACCGAGGCGGGCATGGAGCAGGTGGAGATTCTGCCCACCAGAGGGCATCCGCTGGTGACGGGGCAGTGGCTCCACGCGCCGGGAGCGCCAACCGTGCTGATCTATGGCCACTATGACGTGCAGCCCGCCGATCCACTGGAGCTGTGGGAAACCGGCCCCTTTGAACCCCACATCAAGGACGACACCATTGTGGCCCGGGGAGCCACCGACGACAAAGGACAGGTCTTCATGCACATCAAAGCCATCCAGGCCATGCTGAAGACATCGGGGAGCCTGCCAGTCAACGTGAAGTTCCTCATAGAGGGCGAAGAAGAGATTGCCAGCGAAAACCTGCCGACGTTTCTGAAGGAACACGGCAAGCGCTTTGAAGCGGATATCATGGTGGTCTCTGACACCGCCATGTGGGACCGGGATACCCCCAGCATCACCTTTGGCCTGCGCGGCCTGGCCTATATGGAAGTGGAGTGCACCGGCCCCGACCGCGATCTGCACTCGGGGGGCTTTGGTGGCGCCGTGGCCAATCCGGCGGAAATCCTGGCGCGCATTATCGCTTCCATTAAAAATGAAAACGGCCATATCCGCATTCCCGGCTACTACGATCAGGTGCGCGAAATCACCGACCGGGAGCGGGAGCTGCTGGCCAGGATTCCCTACGACGAGGAAAAATACAAGGCGGGCGTGGGCGTGAAGGCCCTGTGGGGCGAGCACGACCGCACCGTGCTGGAGCGGGTGTGGAGCCGGCCCACCGTGGAAGTCAACGGCATCTGGGGGGGCTATACCGGCCCCGGCGCCAAAACAGTGCTGCCCGCCAAAGCATTTGCCAAGATATCCATGCGCCTGGTGCCCGATCAGGATCCGGTGGCCATCACCGATATGGTGGCCGATTACTTCGCCAGCCAGGCGCCTTCGTCCGTAACCATCAAAGTCAATAAACTGGCCGGTGGCAAGCCCTTTCACACCTCCGTGGAAAACCCGTTCATGGAAGTTGCGGCTGACGCGCTGAAGGAAACCTTTGGCCGGGAGCCCCTCTTTATCCGCAATGGTGGCTCCATACCCATAGTGGCGGAGCTGCGCGATCTGCTGGGGCTTGACACCCTGCTGATCGGTTTTGCCCTGCCCGGCTCCCGCGCCCACTCCCCCAACGAAAACTTCCACCTGCCCACCGCCTGGAAGGGCACCGAGGCGATCATTCGCATGTACGCGAAATTTGCGGCAATACCCTGA
- the uvrA gene encoding excinuclease ABC subunit UvrA — protein sequence MAKDTIVIKGAREHNLKNINLEIPRDKLVVITGVSGSGKSTLAFDTIFAEGQRRYVESLSAYARQFLEQMDKPDVDAIEGLSPAISIEQKSITRNPRSTVATITEIYDYLRLLYARAGTPHCHECGKPLVSQTVQQMVDAICQREAGSRLMIMAPVVRSRKGEYKKLFEDLKKKGFARVRLDGEVLDMDSAMAVKLDKNTKHSIDIVVDRISVKEGIERRVTDSVETALQYSEGLLLVADREGNEVLMSETAACHDCGVSMPELEPRLFSFNAPEGACPNCSGLGASLELDANLIVPNPSLSIAEGAIAPWAHKSSTRFWETLQMVAERYDIDLNKPWSALTEGQHNILLYGTQEKVPQPSAGKFRKIVEARFTGVIGYLQNLFAETTVSYIKDYVQRFMREKPCPACNGERLNKQVLSVLINGQNISRFTAMNIGTALQFATSIHFDDHRQVIAQRILREICERLSFLNDVGLDYLELSRKGSTLSGGEAQRIRLATQIGSKLMGVLYILDEPSIGLHQRDNDKLIATLKSLRDNGNTVIVVEHDEDTIMQSDFVVDMGPFAGRKGGEVVVAGTPAQVMACEASLTGSYLSGRETIQVPARRRSGKEYVELQGAAGNNLQSVDVRIPLETFTLVTGVSGSGKSTLIIDTLLPALASTLRTEDAGGGSPYRSIQVTSPKIKKVIAIDQTPIGRTPRSNPATYTGVFTHIRDLFASAPEAKKRGYKAGRFSFNVKGGRCEACQGDGTIKIEMHFLPDLYVTCETCKGKRFNRDTLDITYKGKSIADMLDMTVNMAAEFFENIPKIQQKLQTIRDVGLGYIKLGQAATTLSGGEAQRVKLSKELSRKNSGDTIYILDEPTTGLHFHDIRQLIEVLNRLVDAGNTVIVIEHNLDMIKCADHIVDLGPEGGNRGGQILFSGTPEGLCDIEASYTGHYLRKLLAKD from the coding sequence GTGGCCAAAGATACCATCGTCATCAAAGGTGCCCGTGAGCACAACCTGAAGAATATCAATCTGGAAATTCCCCGCGACAAGCTGGTGGTCATCACCGGGGTCAGTGGCAGTGGCAAGTCCACCCTGGCCTTTGATACGATTTTTGCCGAAGGGCAGCGCCGCTATGTGGAGTCGCTGTCCGCCTACGCCCGTCAGTTCCTGGAGCAGATGGACAAGCCCGATGTGGATGCCATCGAGGGCCTGAGCCCCGCCATCAGCATTGAGCAGAAGAGCATCACCCGCAATCCCCGCTCCACGGTGGCGACCATCACCGAGATCTATGACTACCTGCGCCTGCTTTACGCCCGCGCCGGCACACCCCACTGCCACGAGTGCGGCAAGCCCCTGGTTTCCCAGACGGTACAGCAGATGGTGGATGCCATCTGCCAGCGGGAGGCGGGCAGCCGCCTGATGATCATGGCGCCGGTGGTGCGGAGCCGCAAAGGGGAGTACAAAAAGCTCTTCGAAGACCTGAAGAAGAAGGGCTTTGCCCGCGTGCGCCTGGATGGCGAGGTGCTGGATATGGACAGCGCCATGGCGGTGAAGCTGGACAAGAACACCAAGCACAGCATTGATATTGTGGTGGACCGCATCTCCGTCAAGGAGGGCATCGAGCGGCGCGTCACCGACAGCGTGGAGACGGCCCTGCAGTACAGCGAAGGGCTGCTGCTGGTGGCCGACCGCGAAGGCAACGAAGTGCTCATGAGCGAAACCGCCGCCTGCCACGATTGCGGCGTCAGCATGCCCGAGCTGGAGCCGCGCCTGTTCTCCTTCAACGCTCCCGAAGGGGCCTGCCCCAACTGCAGCGGCCTGGGCGCTTCCCTGGAGCTGGACGCCAACCTCATCGTCCCCAACCCCTCCCTCTCCATTGCCGAAGGGGCCATCGCCCCCTGGGCCCACAAGAGCTCCACCCGCTTCTGGGAAACGCTGCAGATGGTAGCCGAACGCTATGATATCGACCTGAACAAGCCCTGGTCCGCCTTGACGGAGGGGCAGCACAATATCCTGCTCTACGGTACCCAGGAAAAGGTACCCCAGCCCTCGGCGGGCAAGTTCCGCAAGATCGTGGAAGCGCGCTTTACCGGCGTTATCGGCTATCTGCAGAACCTGTTTGCCGAAACCACCGTCTCCTACATCAAGGACTATGTGCAGCGCTTCATGCGCGAAAAACCCTGCCCCGCCTGCAACGGCGAACGCCTGAACAAGCAGGTGCTCAGCGTGCTGATCAATGGGCAGAATATCTCCCGCTTCACCGCCATGAATATCGGCACCGCCCTGCAGTTCGCCACTTCCATCCACTTCGATGACCACCGCCAGGTCATCGCCCAGCGCATCCTGCGGGAAATCTGCGAACGCCTGAGCTTCCTCAACGACGTGGGCCTGGACTACCTGGAACTCAGCCGCAAGGGCAGCACCCTCTCCGGTGGCGAAGCTCAACGCATCCGCCTGGCCACCCAGATCGGCTCCAAACTCATGGGTGTGCTCTACATTCTGGATGAACCCAGCATCGGCCTGCACCAGCGCGATAACGACAAACTCATCGCCACCCTCAAGAGCCTGCGGGACAACGGCAACACCGTCATCGTGGTGGAACACGACGAGGACACCATCATGCAGTCGGACTTCGTGGTGGACATGGGCCCCTTCGCCGGACGCAAAGGGGGCGAAGTGGTGGTGGCCGGCACCCCCGCCCAGGTTATGGCCTGTGAAGCCAGCCTGACCGGCAGCTACCTCAGCGGCCGCGAAACCATACAGGTTCCCGCCCGCAGGCGCTCCGGCAAGGAATATGTGGAACTGCAAGGCGCAGCGGGCAACAACCTGCAGAGTGTGGACGTGCGCATTCCCCTGGAAACCTTCACCCTCGTCACCGGCGTCAGCGGCAGCGGCAAATCCACCCTGATCATCGACACCCTGCTGCCCGCCCTGGCATCCACCCTGCGCACCGAAGACGCCGGTGGCGGCAGCCCCTACCGCAGCATCCAGGTCACCAGCCCCAAAATCAAAAAAGTCATCGCCATCGACCAGACCCCCATCGGACGCACCCCACGCTCCAACCCCGCCACCTACACCGGCGTGTTCACCCATATCCGCGACCTCTTCGCCAGCGCCCCCGAAGCCAAAAAACGCGGCTACAAAGCCGGACGCTTCTCCTTCAACGTCAAAGGCGGACGCTGCGAAGCCTGCCAGGGCGACGGCACCATCAAAATCGAAATGCACTTCCTGCCCGATCTCTACGTCACCTGCGAAACCTGCAAAGGCAAACGCTTCAACCGCGACACCCTGGACATCACCTACAAGGGCAAAAGCATCGCCGACATGCTGGACATGACCGTCAATATGGCCGCCGAATTCTTCGAGAACATCCCCAAGATCCAGCAGAAACTGCAGACCATCAGGGACGTGGGCCTCGGCTATATCAAGCTCGGCCAGGCCGCCACCACCCTCTCCGGCGGAGAGGCTCAGCGCGTGAAACTCTCCAAGGAACTCAGCCGCAAAAACTCCGGCGACACCATCTACATCCTGGATGAACCCACCACCGGCCTGCACTTCCACGACATCCGCCAGCTCATCGAAGTGCTCAACCGCCTGGTGGACGCCGGCAACACCGTCATTGTCATCGAACACAACCTGGACATGATCAAGTGCGCCGACCACATCGTCGACCTGGGCCCCGAAGGTGGCAACCGGGGCGGCCAGATACTCTTCAGCGGAACGCCGGAAGGACTGTGCGATATCGAAGCCTCCTATACCGGGCATTACCTGCGCAAGCTGCTGGCGAAAGATTGA
- a CDS encoding ATP-binding protein: MKTTVNPEYIPRHLATKLQEALTDTPVVCLLGPRQCGKSTLVRHLEPDRTYINLDDRNYLEVARRDPEGFIDNLPERVAIDEIQRAPELTLAIKRSVDAKRHPGRFLLTGSANLLQLPRLADSLAGRMECLYLHPLTEAEKQHSPGRFLDLWLEKKLDTSLPASGTSRASELPGRLVAGGYPEAFFRQPVRARSWQQQYLHSIIERDIHDIATIRGAIDVQRLLEYLSHQTASLMNIAAIANALGYARPTIERYLGVLEKLFLIRQLPAWHSNRGKRLVKTPKIHICDSGLAATLSNLRAEQWIPQRKRFGHLLESFVVQQIIAMGGWCEKDLRFHYYRDKDQVEVDLIIEADGTVWGIEVKAAATLEARDGRGLMRLADVAGTSFHGGLILYDGDAVLPIEPKRHIFAVPFGKLWEL; encoded by the coding sequence ATGAAAACTACTGTCAATCCTGAATACATCCCCCGACACCTTGCGACCAAGCTGCAAGAGGCCCTGACAGATACTCCGGTTGTTTGCCTGCTGGGACCTCGCCAGTGTGGAAAGTCTACCTTGGTCCGTCACCTGGAGCCAGACCGAACTTACATCAACCTGGATGATCGCAACTACCTGGAGGTAGCTCGGCGCGACCCAGAGGGTTTTATCGACAATTTACCCGAGAGGGTTGCCATAGACGAAATTCAGCGCGCTCCAGAACTTACCTTGGCAATCAAGCGCAGTGTCGACGCCAAACGCCATCCGGGACGTTTTCTGCTAACGGGCTCAGCCAACCTGCTGCAATTGCCACGACTGGCGGATTCGCTGGCAGGACGTATGGAATGCCTTTACCTGCACCCGCTGACTGAGGCGGAAAAGCAGCACTCGCCTGGCCGTTTTCTTGATCTGTGGCTGGAGAAAAAGCTGGATACCAGCTTGCCAGCCAGTGGCACTTCCCGCGCAAGCGAGCTGCCTGGGCGCCTGGTGGCGGGTGGCTACCCTGAAGCATTTTTCCGTCAGCCCGTACGGGCGCGAAGCTGGCAACAGCAATATCTGCACTCGATAATCGAACGGGATATTCATGATATCGCCACTATCCGTGGAGCGATTGATGTGCAACGCTTGCTGGAATACCTCAGCCACCAGACAGCTTCGCTTATGAATATCGCAGCCATAGCCAATGCGCTTGGGTATGCACGCCCAACAATTGAGCGTTATCTGGGAGTACTGGAAAAGCTCTTCCTGATCCGCCAGTTACCAGCCTGGCACAGTAATCGCGGCAAGCGCCTCGTGAAGACACCAAAGATACATATTTGTGATAGCGGTCTGGCAGCAACTCTTTCCAACTTGCGGGCGGAGCAGTGGATTCCACAGCGCAAGCGCTTCGGTCACTTGCTGGAATCATTTGTGGTGCAACAAATTATAGCTATGGGTGGCTGGTGCGAAAAGGATTTGCGTTTTCACTACTACCGTGACAAGGACCAGGTAGAGGTTGATCTCATCATTGAGGCAGATGGCACCGTGTGGGGCATTGAAGTAAAGGCTGCCGCTACCCTGGAAGCGCGTGATGGCCGTGGGCTTATGCGCCTGGCGGATGTGGCTGGCACTTCATTCCACGGCGGCCTGATTCTCTACGATGGCGATGCGGTTCTCCCGATTGAGCCGAAACGCCATATCTTTGCCGTACCTTTTGGCAAACTGTGGGAGCTGTAG